The following proteins are co-located in the Salvelinus fontinalis isolate EN_2023a chromosome 29, ASM2944872v1, whole genome shotgun sequence genome:
- the si:ch211-255i20.3 gene encoding LOW QUALITY PROTEIN: transmembrane emp24 domain-containing protein 9 (The sequence of the model RefSeq protein was modified relative to this genomic sequence to represent the inferred CDS: substituted 1 base at 1 genomic stop codon): protein MLITGQFYGQVERRTLFCMVDRFGKFEFTSHASGPHWLCMQSNSNLRFSIFAGDRLELDETFCQISEETNGKVLWWAVVXTSIQLSVGFWQIKRLKDFLIAKKLV, encoded by the exons ATGCTGATCACAGGTCAGTTctatgggcaggtggagaggaggaCATTGTTCTGCATGGTTGATAG ATTTGGAAAATTCGAATTCACATCCCACGCTTCTGGCCCACATTGGTTGTGCATGCAGTCGAACTCAAATCTAAGGTTTTCCATTTTCGCCGGTGACAGGCTT GAACTAGATGAGACGTTTTGCCAGATCAGTGAAGAAACCAATGGGAAAGTTTTGTGGTGGGCTGTTGTGTAGACTTCCATTCAACTATCAGTTGGATTTTGGCAAATCAAAAGACTGAAAGACTTCCTGATTGCAAAGAAGTTGGTTTGA
- the LOC129827595 gene encoding probable E3 SUMO-protein ligase RNF212 produces the protein MSYWICCNSCFNLPGPDRKLAVTTCGHVICNVCFQKANQGECMICNATCQVTPLSDKSSAEVKALFSDINSVATKHLTEISKVLLFQARHQKRLLAHSQQRNEKLEEVLLKMKQEMQQMSKKMTEQNAYIAKLESTLQHQSAKAASTSQLNRSSHNARSHQIKSDQMQIPFNSPMSLSRFSSTTSLAENMEVDNRGLFKKPELSGSVQRLSLISPPQDGRMGTVPHRSTNQNTLVNHSARSATVSRLAELQMTPNLPYRRNTGWETPVFKPPSAYRHSSMSSLVMSSLGVTCPPP, from the exons ATGTCTTACTGGATCTGCTGTAACTCCTGCTTCAACCTCCCGGGTCCTGACCGCAAACTAGCTGTTACCACCTGTGGTCATGTCATCTGCAACGTGTGTTTTCAGAAAG CCAATCAAGGGGAGTGCATGATATGTAACGCAACATGTCAAGTTACTCCTCTCTCAGACAAA agtagtgcagaagtaaAGGCCCTCTTCTCTGACATCAATTCTGTAGCAACCAAACACTTAACAGAGATAAGCAAG GTGTTACTATTCCAGGCAAGGCACCAAAAGAGGTTGTTGGCGCATTCCCAGCAGAGG AATGAAAAGTTAGAAGAAGTTTTACTCAAGATGAAGCAAGAAATGCAGCAAATGTCCAA GAAAATGACAGAGCAGAATGCCTATATTGCCAAGTTGGAGAGCACTCTTCAGCATCAAAG tgcAAAAGCAGCTTCTACATCACAGCTGAACCGTAGTTCTCACAATGCTcgttcacatcaaatcaaatcagatcaAATGCAGATACCATTCAACTCACCCATGTCCCTCTCTCGCTTCTCATCTACTACAAGTCT GGCAGAAAACATGGAGGTGGATAACAGAGGTCTGTTTAagaaa CCGGAGCTCTCTGGAAGTGTCCAGAGGTTGTCCTTGATCAGCCCTCCACAGGACGGCCGGATGG GTACCGTCCCCCATCGATCGACCAATCAGAACACCCTAGTCAACCACTCAGCTCGCTCGGCCACTGTCAG CCGCCTGGCGGAGTTGCAGATGACCCCTAACTTGCCGTATCGTAGGAACACAGGGTGGGAGACGCCCGTGTTCAAGCCCCCGTCAGCCTACAGACACTCCTCCATGTCTTCTCTGGTCATGTCCTCTCTGGGGGTCACCTGCCCTCCACCGTAA